In Phoenix dactylifera cultivar Barhee BC4 chromosome 1, palm_55x_up_171113_PBpolish2nd_filt_p, whole genome shotgun sequence, the genomic stretch AAGACGCACTCACAGGCCCCAGTTCTCAAGTCTGCTTGAAACCTGGAACTGGTGATTCACATGTCTTGTAAGTTGAATATTTGAACTCTAATGCTGCTGTGCATGTTAATAATTTGAGGGAAAATGACAGCCTAAACATTCCCATCAGTAGCTATACAAACTGTCTCTTTCACATATCAAATTATGGGATTCTGTTATGGCATAATTTGTTGTTTAGGGAACTACTAACTTGCACAGCTGTTTTCAGTTATCCAGAGAGTCAAGGAGATGCTCTTCTGGTAGAGGTCCAGGATATCAACACAGTTAAACAGGGCCATGCTATAATTCAAATGTCATCATTGATCAATAGTCATGTATGGATCTCTTATTTTTGACTGGCCATCTCCTGATATGGTGATTATGTTAACATCACTAGAACTAAGTGCAGTTATTTAATTGATGCTGTAAATTAAGCAGGGAGAAGTAACAAGGTGGTGGCCGTTATACCAAGATGATCATGGATGTGTAGGAAATGTTCAGCTCTCCATCTGTATTTCTGGTCCTTCTGAAAAGATGAGCTCTACAAAGGTTTAAAATAGCTTTCTTTCCCTTTCATGTCGAAACACCGAGGTTCCCTAGAGCCTAAATTATGAAAACAACATACATTGAAAGCATATGCAGATATTTATCAGCATTAAGCTTTTGAAGTTTTCCATTTATCATAAGTACTCATTGTGCAAGGCTTATTAAAAAGTTTATGTTTTCGTTAAGCTTTCTTCACCTAGCCATGATGGATGGTCATGCCATTTGTTGCAGGGAGGCCCTGTCGTGGAAACAACCATATATGATCTAGTATTGGAGGCAGCAATGAGAGCACAgcattttcatccaaaaaatttgCACATAAATGGTGCATGGAGGTGGCTTTTGAATGAATTTTCTGACTATTATGGAGTATCTGAGGCATATACAAAGCTGAGGTACTTAGTATATGAACTGCAACCTAGCTGTGTAGGGTTGTATGCAATTAAAGATCCTAATATTCTTTTTATGTGGCAATTCTCTCTAGGTATCTTTCATATATCATGAATATTGCAACACCGACAAAGGACTGTCTAGAGCTTGTTTATGAGCTGCTCTTACCTATCATAAGGGCTCGTGATGAAAAGATTCTAACAAGACAAGAggttttccccttttttctGCCTCTGTGATGCGCTGATAAAATCTGTcgtcctgatttttttttttattgattcttCTGTCTAGTAACCATTGGACATCTATGAAGGAAATGCAATAACTATAAAACTCCTTATAGACATTCTACAATTTCAAACAGTTCTCTTCATCTCTTCAAACATATGCCCATGATTGGAATTCAAACATAGTATGTCTACCAATATGTTTGCACCATCATGATATTGATGCAACTTAACATCACTGATCGGAAGTTTAACTTAGTGTCCTTATTATGACTAACCCATGGGATGATTTATGAGCTCAAAATTATGGAAATTATCATTCGTGGTTAAAGATGTGTGTTTTCtgtgaagaattttttgaaaactgCAACTTGTGTTAACAGTCATTCAATACTTTATGCTGTCATACACAACAAGTGTCTTAGTTGACTCTCTCTTTGCTGGCATTTCCTAAATCCTCGTAATGCATATTCAATATTAAACTCACACAGTGCCTTCTGGTTTCATGTTCTGCAGAGAAGCATATTATTAGATTGTGAAGAACAAATCAAGATGCTATTAGCAACTACATTTGAAAATTACAAGTCATTAGATGACCTCTCCCCTACAGGACTGACAGACATGTTTGATCCAATATTGGAATCTGCCGCACCAGCTTTAATTCCTGCTGTGCAAATATTTACCCTTCTGCATGATATACTCTCTCACGAAGCTCAAAATACATTGAGAAATTATTTGCAGGTCAGTTATCAGATGGATTTTATTAGCTTTGTAATTTTCTTGAAAAATAGAAATTGCATCTCTTATAAGTTTTCCATTATTATATAGTAATTTTTAATATAGTTATTCACCTTTTACATTTTAGAATACCTggcatatattatgcttgttacCTCAATTAAACTTCTACCCATGCTATGTAGCATGTAATgtaacattttctttcctttgtttgTTGTTCCCGCATGAAACACATTATCACTTGTTATATTTTGCACGAACATAAAGTCAACTTGTTAAATACAGACAGGGCTACAACGAATAGTTTCATGCCTTTTCAATTATGGGGAGGTTCGTTGTTCGAATCTTGCATGGAGTATCCCTAAGTGTTTCAGCATTGATACAAGAACATTGGCACCTTTTCCAGTAGAATGTTCCGTGTTCAGACCCTGAGTGGTGCTGCCCAAATGTTTCGATGTTGGTAGTTCTTCCTTTATTTCTATGAAATGATTGGTGGAGCTCCCACTGTtattcttaaaataaaaatattcaaattgttatttattgatttcttttcaTTAATTTATGAACCAATGTTAAATATGGTAAAttaattaacttttttttgGTACCATTGACTCATTGGGAATGATTAAAGTAGCATTTGTAAATAAATATTCAGGCATATGTAAATATCTAGGTCATCTGCTCCATATCATATAATATATGCATGCAACAAGAGATATATTGAACCATTAAATGAAGTGGAAGACAAAATTGTTTATGTTATTTGCAACTGATTGAGACTAAATGTGAAGTGTCTTTCAGCCAAACCCCATAATGTGTAAAACCACGGATATACATAATACATGTCTAGGGAGTGTTAGAAGGGTGTCTAACATCAAGCAGAGCGATAATCACAGAAAGACCTCAAACGAAGACTCTTGTTTCTACGGTTCTACCTGTGAAGCCAACCCAACTAGATGTTATGTGTGTGTATAATGTAAGAATAGGATTTTGGATGTCAAATCTGTTAGAGATGTGGGAATAGTCGCACAATGGAGAGGCAAGGGACTGTTAGATGGCCTAAAATACACATGGGCCCATCCACCTATCAGCTTAAGTTTTTGAGTCGGATTTTAGCATGGTATCCAGAGTCAATCATCCCTTAGTCATCTTCCTTTCACTCCACTCTCTTGTTTTCACGCCTCTTGCCCTTGTGAAGGTCTCGTCTGTGGGTTCTCCATGTGTGTGGGGTGTTGGAGATGTGGGAATAGTCCcatattggaaggctaagaGATGTTAGACTGCTTTACATACACATGAGCCAAATCTTTGTACATTTAAGCTTGAGCTTTTCGGTTGGATTTAACATCTCCAATTTGGTCATtgaaatataaagaaaatgaCAATTCTGACCGGCATCTAATTTTGACACCTGTTGATGGTCTTGTTCTTCATTTTTGTTTACTGCACTTAATTAAGCATATTCAcatcaaattttctttttctagagGCTTTGCTGGGCAGTTAATTGGTGCTATACACTAATGCTGCTCAGACATgttaagtttatttttgtgcTTACCTGCCTACCTCTATATACATGCAGCAAAGCAGAGGATATGCATAGACCATCAAATTCTAGTTTCATTGTATCTCTTAATATGAAATTTCAAGTGTTAAAGATAAACTCAGTGTTTGTACTAATACACATGCTCCAATTTGTAGTGGACCAGTCatatatcatatttaatttagtgcttaaatcaattaatttttagattttcatttcatGTTTAGCTACAAAATTGTAAATGCAGCGGGGGACACGAAATCTCAAAACTCACAGATTAAAGACAAAAtaatatctttcttttttaactTTCGAGGTTTATATTGCAATAACACACTTTGTTTGACAGATATTAATTTTTGAAGAATTGCAAATCATGCACTTTATGAACAGCACAAAGCAGGCTACAGAATTTATTGAAGTATCAAATCCTTTTACGAGACCTATAAGATTTAACCTGTAATAATAGAGAAAAAGTTTCATTTAGAAGCTTCTGTATCTATAAAATATAAATCGAAGATTTATAAATAACATTGGCTTTAAAAGAACAGTGCCTGTTCATCCATCTGCACATTCATTGTTGGATTTCTacagaaattatttttttcatttttcttttctttcttaatgtgAGGGCCTATGTGGTTGtgtttttagtcccacatcagttattcaccAGGGAGATCTTGCGTAGGACTAAAAAATCCAAAACAATACCTTCCAGCTggtctttttggatgaggtcctgggttgttacacttAAAGAATGAAGAACTCTTATTAACTTAGTAAAAGAAACCTATAAGAGAACTAaacctgaaattctatgtgtCCCTGGTTGAgattttgtcttttttatttttcgagACAAAGGTAGATCAAAAGAAAGCTGCATTTGTTTACAGACTGCAGCTGCAAAGAGGTGTAGGCGACATATGGTAGAGACCGACGAGTTCATGTCAGGCAACTCCGATGGACTATACACAGACTCAGTGACCATATCCACAGCATATctcaaaatgaaaattttatgtaTAAACATAAGCCATGAGATTCAGGCAGATATCAAGATTCACAATCAGCATATACTTCCCAGGTATGATTTCCCTATCTTTGTAGCCACTCATGATAAGGGAGTGAAAGCAAACATGCAGAACAACTTCTACCATATTTcctgcttttctttttcatggtaCTGATTGTTCATCTTATTTCAGTTCCATTGATCTGCCAAATATAGCTGCTTCTCTTTATAGCACTGAGCTCTGCAAAAGGCTTAGAGGCTTTCTTTCTGCTTGCCCTCCAGCAAAGCCCTCACTGCATGTGACAGAACTGTTGACTGCAGCAGCTGATTTTGAAAGAAATCTTGACTCATGGAATATCAGGTAAGAGTTACGTCAAATGATAACTTCAGTAAATGTATTGTATTGGAACTAGATAGTGGTATGTTCGCTGGATAATTTTCTCATGCTAATGTATGTTATGATCGACGTTCACCCATACAGAAATCTCAGCTGAGCTGAGAGGATCCGTGGGAGTTATTCCTTGTCAAGCCAATATCTAACCTTGTATGCTACTTTGTTTTCCAGGCCAGTTCATGGAGGGGTAGTTTCAAAAGATTTATTCCATAACTACATAATGGTTTGGATTCAAGAAACCCGACTGCACTTACTTGAACTTTGCAAGGCAGAGAAGGTctgtctctctcacacacacacatgcataaAAAAGAGATCTTTTTCCATTTCCTGGCGAATTATAAGTTAACTTGAGTGCTAACCAGTTAAAAATTCTATTCATAACCCGTGGCTTGATCTTAGCTGAATGATGGGCGCCTAGCCAATGTAGGAACAAActgtctatttttctttaactggAAACTACTCTTTGCAGGTAGCATGCTCTGGAATATCAACAATTTGCTCAACGTCACCATTTGTTGAGACTATGTATGATCAAATCAAGGAGAGTTTACTTGAGTATCAGGTGGTAATCAATAGGTGGCCTCAATACTTGATGAGCTTAGAAAGTGTAAGCAATTTAACTCTATTCATTGCTATCATATCCTCTAAAGTATCAGTATCTTTTTCAAATGCTATCTTTGGTGGTTGGCCAGATTCCTTGAAATGTTAAAAGAATTGTCTCTTTTAGGTTGTCGCTGACATTGAACGGGCAATTATGAAAACATTAGAGAAACAATACAATGATGTTCTGATGCCTTTGAAAGATGGCATCCCAAAAATACTCGAAAAGCAAGTGCAAAAGTTGACAAGGCGACACTCCACAGCTGTTTATCTCGTTCCCAATCAAGTATATAATTTTACACGTACAACAAAATCTGTTCCAGtaaaagttcttttttttttaattacatctGTTCTTGTTTGATCATCGCAGCTGGGAACTTTTCTGTGTACCATGAAAAGAATATTGGATGTCTTACACTGCAGAGTTGAGGATTTCTTAAAATCTTGGGCATTATTTTTGAGACCTGGTGATGGCAATCCAGTTTTTGGAGAGCAGATGAATGGAATTACTGTGATGTTGAGGAAAAAATACAAGAAATATATGCAGGCCATCGTGGAGAAGCTTGTCAGCAATGTCAGTATTGGAAATGTCCAGATATTTCCAAatgacttcatcacatttaagCAATACATATTAGGTTGGTTTATGATCTACGTACTTAAGAGTTATACGTGATTGGTTTTCAGGCACAAGCTACTCGAAACACAAGGCTTAAGAAAATTCTTGGGGAAACAAAAGAGGCCGAGGGTGAAGCTGAAATCCGAGAGAGGATGCAGGCCTTGTATTTGCAGATAACAGATTCAATCCGCAATCTGCACGACGTCTTTTCCAGCAGGATTTTTGTAGCAATTTGCCGTGGTTTTTGGGATAGAATGGGACAGGTATGAAAAATGATTTCATGTGTCAAATGCTATGTGtcctgtgattttttttttttttgtctcataaaatccattttaatttttgattagatTGTATTGAGCTTTCTTGAGAGCCGAAAAGAGAACAAAGTCTGGTACAGAGGATCTGATTATGCTCTAGGGGTAGGCTTATGTTGATTATGATATATGCACAAAATTATGGACTAATTACAGTATGCCCATTTGTGCATGGACTAATTTCGTAAGTTGTTTATGAGCTGCAGATCATAGATGATATCTTTGCTTCAGAAATGCAGAAATTGCAAGGGAATTCTCTTCAGGATAAAGACTTGGATCCGCCTCGTTCGGTAATTGAGGCCCGCTCCATTCTCTGCTGAAATGCCAACATGGGGACACCATCTCACTTGGCAGTTGTGATAAATTTCTGACAgtcaatttttttgaaatttacttATATATGTCGAGCAGCAGAAGTTGAAACTGAGAGGGAGTTAAGTCTCATTTTGGGCATGATTTAAAGTCGCATATGTGGATTATGTTCGTAAGCAGTCATGAATTGTGTTGTCAAATTTATTAGCAATTCTTTTTGTATTATAATCTGTAATTCTTTTATGAAAAATGTTTGTATAAAATTAAAGAACATGAAAAGTGTCTGTATAAAATTAAAGAACATGTATTTGAGTATTTCTAAAACATGATACCAACATGGTGAATCATACATGAGAAGTGTCAAGATTGTAAATTTTTTATATTGATGTCAAATGAACTTCTATGATCGTTCTAATCTTTTTCAGAAAGTTGGTTGATTCTATTCCTCGGTATTAGAATTTGTTATACTGCAACAAAGGGGAACAGCATGGTTCATCTATATTTCAGACAGATCTCAAGATTTTTTTtagataagaattttttttttcttttttatcgcTGAGGTTGTAATTGTGAAGTTGCGATCTACTCTTTTAGCAGTTCTCTTTGCTTTATAATCTGCGATTCTACATTGCCAAGTGTCAGATATGTATTTGTGAATTTGTCTACCAAGGAACAACATGGACGGGTGTCATTCTTTTCGATGTTCAACTGGAATGGTTTAGGTGGTCAAGAAGGGTACACTTGTTCGTCTCCACTGCTTTTGCCATTTTCGATTGCCTACATGGTACAAGTACTATTAGTTATCAAATTCAAGTATATTTAACCCctccagaaaaaaagaaaagaaaagaagaggaatccAACTTAACAGAACCTTTTATGTGCAGAACCTTTTGTGATGCATGCATGTGTTTGGGAGATCTTGAATCCTAGAATGATTTATTCGCTGCACTTAAATTCCAAGGGCtattctttagcaaaaaaaattccAAGGGCTATTTTTGCCAATTAAAATGCCAGTATTTATTTCAAGAAAAGtatatttttttcctaaaaGAAGGAAAGTGAAATCTTGCAAGTAAATAAGTTACTTCGATGCAAGTTCTGTTGCTAGCGATCATGGCACCTAAAACTATTGAAATTGAGGATCCGATGCTCTATAGTCCGTAAAAATTATAAATGCCCCAATCCATCTGTTTCTTTGTTACTACCTTAACACGTTTTCGGCTGAGATTTCTTTCATCTCATACCTCATTTTAAGGTGCACGACTTAGTAGATCCTCCCTCTTGCAAAGAGCTAATAGCAAGGATGGATGGGCAACTTGAGTTGTGGAAGCTTGAAACCACAGCACATTTTGGACCTTCAAAAGTATGCAAAAAATGTGGGAACGTCTCAAACCTTCAAGGACAGAGCATACTACTTGCAGACAAGGATCCTCACCATGGGAAACAGGAAAATTTTAATAGTCAAAGAATTCAGATGCATCCTTTCCTGATATATCTCTCAGAGCTGCTACTATTACTAGAACAAACTCATGGGCATCCTCACCCCAATTATTCTCAATCCCTGAGCTCTGCTGTTTCATCCTCTAGAATTGTCTCTCTTGTATCAACCTCTTACTATTACCTAGATGCTACTTGATGAAAATAATGGCCATGTTGAACCCAAATAAATAATAGTTTGCATGACTAGGTACGCAAGCATTGCGAGTTTGCGACTCAGCAAGCCTGatgttttcattttctttttttattaatcaGGAATTCTGAATGCCATTACCAATGACAGCCACCAAAAGAAAGGTACACAAACCAAATCCAAGACAAACAGGCCCCAACGATGAAGATGTCTGCTATGTTAGTGCACCCATACACATATTTAAGCAATTAGTAATAGTTCCAAAATTCAACCCATGAATTTCAATGCGCATCATTTTAGGAGAACTCAAAACAAAATCTGTGTTGCACTGAAATCCACGGCTAGAAAAGCTGACCAAAAAAAGTACCAGGTCTGGCTGCTTATGCTATAGCTAGAACATCAACCTTATACACCAGTCATTTATTCTGAAGCTTAAACATTGTAACTCATGTACGTTAATAGAAAGCACTTCGCCAATCATAACTTGAGCCACAACAAAGTCTAGAGTGCTGCTGATTGTGGTGACATGGAAACATGGTGGATGGATAACATTGACAGGAGATGATGCCATCAGCAGACAAGACAATCATTGCGACACCAAACATTGACTCCATCTCAGAAGTTGACCAGGGCTTCTTCAAGATATGCTGCAATGAAATTAGATATAGATTCATTAAGCTTCATAGCTCAACACAAGACAAAAAATTCAATCTAAATAAACACAATAACACTATATGTAAAATTGCATGCTCAATTAAGCGCCTGACTTAACATGGCATGTAATATACTTCCATTTGAGGGCTGAAACAAATTTCTTATTCATTGATTGGGATTCAGGTTTTAAATTCTACAATTTGAAATCTGGTGTTATAATCTGCATTTCGGAATGGAGAGAAATATTTGCATGTCATTGATAAACGGAAAGTTGACTTTCTTTCCCAGTTAGAAGAAATGTGTGAAAAATACATTACGTCCCTGTATTTGCCAGCTTGCCATCTAAATTTCATTTTGGACCTCTCTCTAGTTACCTTAGCCAGGAATTTGCACCAGTGTGATGTCAGGTTGAGATCCATTCATAACATGTTTTCATATGTTTATACTTTATGGATCACTTCTTTAGATTTGAAGCCTGGATAGAGGGATCGCATCTCCACTCACATCCAACCCGGTTAATTAAATTTGTCATGACTAAGACACACCATGACTTTTTTCATTTAACTTGATAAATGAAGCTTCTCATACAAGATATATATGCTCTCTCATAAACCTAAGCACCTGCCTTTTAAGTACATGCATGTATCAGACATGATATTTGTGGATATTAGGTGTGTTAATTTCATGCCTCTTTTTTGCCATCTGAACTTATAAACAGTTGAAATGCATCACGTGGATTTCACTATTCACTTGTGATGAAAATACAACTACAAGAAGCTATCTACTTTCAATAACAAAACTAACTTCTGAAAATTTGCACACCGGTAAATACAGTGGCATAAGAAGAAATGCATAAAAGCAGCTCAAGATGAGAGGAACGTGCACTAATGCATACACCGATATAAAGTAACATTATCCAGACAGCACAAATTCAAAGCTAAGTCCATTTCCCATTCATCAGAGAATCAACAAAGCTAAATCAAAATAAGCCAGGCAGTCCAATTCTGCTGACTAATTCCTCAAGTTGCACATGCCTAGCCAAGCCAGAGGTTTAAGATAACTGTTAGTAAGTGATATTATATCTTTGTGGGAATTCCACCAAGCTTGCAGGTAACATCACTAGGTGGATTAAGAAGAAACTTGGGAAGAAATCCCACCTTCATCAGGATTGGGGGGTTTAGAGGTAGTCGAGGAAGCCTGCCCCTTGTTATCTTAGCTCATACAAAGAGTAAAAACAGAAAGTAATTATCATCTTATGATTCAAGATCTtctttattttctctctttttccagATCTCTTTAAAAGTTGTGAGAAGGCCATAGCAAGGAACAATAGACAGACAATACAAGCAGCAGTGAATAAAAAAACATGGACCCGAACCATCAAAAGAGAATTTCTCTACTCATACTATAAATGGGCACATCTTGGACTCA encodes the following:
- the LOC103710660 gene encoding uncharacterized protein LOC103710660 isoform X2, translating into MFTEGLDEKAINWIKQGSDADPQPRSPLIEKYPLDSVSNQPLLYKSNNFLSPKVLPPVKFHSGLLGPRPNLCDSEDDESVASIPEDSYVNYSDTFEEDGLASSDSDLFEKPKCQSYEDEINSGVVLSHELTRGSDSTLRRTLLPGLSKENLRVEVGRHVACTHGARGIADRSSISGDIAHNHWQDGLPSSHDYPFKDSTAQRFQGGTPSAPPIEGNGADESSIDAEDGTKLNIESTEVPSDLREKLQKVDEVPERSISGEGNVQMPSWQTNLAAQIPSYTTSVQSAWQTFIAYDACFRLCLNAWARNCMEAPEFLRDECMALRNAFGIQKYLLQPHGQILEEGRHVDNKEVTGTMKGRKVIGQIEVEVKKIRIIPQRKKLRATSSYRSIYMQVGTEYVRHVSTMLKSHINSLKATSFPVAPEEVLSCLLQLKSSSEDALTGPSSQVCLKPGTGDSHVFYPESQGDALLVEVQDINTVKQGHAIIQMSSLINSHGEVTRWWPLYQDDHGCVGNVQLSICISGPSEKMSSTKGGPVVETTIYDLVLEAAMRAQHFHPKNLHINGAWRWLLNEFSDYYGVSEAYTKLRYLSYIMNIATPTKDCLELVYELLLPIIRARDEKILTRQERSILLDCEEQIKMLLATTFENYKSLDDLSPTGLTDMFDPILESAAPALIPAVQIFTLLHDILSHEAQNTLRNYLQTAAAKRCRRHMVETDEFMSGNSDGLYTDSVTISTAYLKMKILCINISHEIQADIKIHNQHILPSSIDLPNIAASLYSTELCKRLRGFLSACPPAKPSLHVTELLTAAADFERNLDSWNIRPVHGGVVSKDLFHNYIMVWIQETRLHLLELCKAEKVACSGISTICSTSPFVETMYDQIKESLLEYQVVINRWPQYLMSLESVVADIERAIMKTLEKQYNDVLMPLKDGIPKILEKQVQKLTRRHSTAVYLVPNQLGTFLCTMKRILDVLHCRVEDFLKSWALFLRPGDGNPVFGEQMNGITVMLRKKYKKYMQAIVEKLVSNAQATRNTRLKKILGETKEAEGEAEIRERMQALYLQITDSIRNLHDVFSSRIFVAICRGFWDRMGQIVLSFLESRKENKVWYRGSDYALGIIDDIFASEMQKLQGNSLQDKDLDPPRSVIEARSILC
- the LOC103710660 gene encoding uncharacterized protein LOC103710660 isoform X1, translating into MFTEGLDEKAINWIKQGSDADPQPRSPLIEKYPLDSVSNQPLLYKSNNFLSPKVLPPVKFHSGLLGPRPNLCDSEDDESVASIPEDSYVNYSDTFEEDGLASSDSDLFEKPKCQSYEDEINSGVVLSHELTRGSDSTLRRTLLPGLSKENLRVEVGRHVACTHGARGIADRSSISGDIAHNHWQDGLPSSHDYPFKDSTAQRFQGGTPSAPPIEGNGADESSIDAEDGTKLNIESTEVPSDLREKLQKVDEVPERSISGEGNVQMPSWQTNLAAQIPSYTTSVQSAWQTFIAYDACFRLCLNAWARNCMEAPEFLRDECMALRNAFGIQKYLLQPHGQILEEGRHVDNKEVTGTMKGRKVIGQIEVEVKKIRIIPQRKKLRATSSYRSIYMQVGTEYVRHVSTMLKSHINSLKATSFPVAPEEVLSCLLQLKSSSEDALTGPSSQVCLKPGTGDSHVFYPESQGDALLVEVQDINTVKQGHAIIQMSSLINSHQGEVTRWWPLYQDDHGCVGNVQLSICISGPSEKMSSTKGGPVVETTIYDLVLEAAMRAQHFHPKNLHINGAWRWLLNEFSDYYGVSEAYTKLRYLSYIMNIATPTKDCLELVYELLLPIIRARDEKILTRQERSILLDCEEQIKMLLATTFENYKSLDDLSPTGLTDMFDPILESAAPALIPAVQIFTLLHDILSHEAQNTLRNYLQTAAAKRCRRHMVETDEFMSGNSDGLYTDSVTISTAYLKMKILCINISHEIQADIKIHNQHILPSSIDLPNIAASLYSTELCKRLRGFLSACPPAKPSLHVTELLTAAADFERNLDSWNIRPVHGGVVSKDLFHNYIMVWIQETRLHLLELCKAEKVACSGISTICSTSPFVETMYDQIKESLLEYQVVINRWPQYLMSLESVVADIERAIMKTLEKQYNDVLMPLKDGIPKILEKQVQKLTRRHSTAVYLVPNQLGTFLCTMKRILDVLHCRVEDFLKSWALFLRPGDGNPVFGEQMNGITVMLRKKYKKYMQAIVEKLVSNAQATRNTRLKKILGETKEAEGEAEIRERMQALYLQITDSIRNLHDVFSSRIFVAICRGFWDRMGQIVLSFLESRKENKVWYRGSDYALGIIDDIFASEMQKLQGNSLQDKDLDPPRSVIEARSILC
- the LOC103710660 gene encoding uncharacterized protein LOC103710660 isoform X3, whose protein sequence is MSHVHMVLGGLLIEVPSQDYPFKDSTAQRFQGGTPSAPPIEGNGADESSIDAEDGTKLNIESTEVPSDLREKLQKVDEVPERSISGEGNVQMPSWQTNLAAQIPSYTTSVQSAWQTFIAYDACFRLCLNAWARNCMEAPEFLRDECMALRNAFGIQKYLLQPHGQILEEGRHVDNKEVTGTMKGRKVIGQIEVEVKKIRIIPQRKKLRATSSYRSIYMQVGTEYVRHVSTMLKSHINSLKATSFPVAPEEVLSCLLQLKSSSEDALTGPSSQVCLKPGTGDSHVFYPESQGDALLVEVQDINTVKQGHAIIQMSSLINSHQGEVTRWWPLYQDDHGCVGNVQLSICISGPSEKMSSTKGGPVVETTIYDLVLEAAMRAQHFHPKNLHINGAWRWLLNEFSDYYGVSEAYTKLRYLSYIMNIATPTKDCLELVYELLLPIIRARDEKILTRQERSILLDCEEQIKMLLATTFENYKSLDDLSPTGLTDMFDPILESAAPALIPAVQIFTLLHDILSHEAQNTLRNYLQTAAAKRCRRHMVETDEFMSGNSDGLYTDSVTISTAYLKMKILCINISHEIQADIKIHNQHILPSSIDLPNIAASLYSTELCKRLRGFLSACPPAKPSLHVTELLTAAADFERNLDSWNIRPVHGGVVSKDLFHNYIMVWIQETRLHLLELCKAEKVACSGISTICSTSPFVETMYDQIKESLLEYQVVINRWPQYLMSLESVVADIERAIMKTLEKQYNDVLMPLKDGIPKILEKQVQKLTRRHSTAVYLVPNQLGTFLCTMKRILDVLHCRVEDFLKSWALFLRPGDGNPVFGEQMNGITVMLRKKYKKYMQAIVEKLVSNAQATRNTRLKKILGETKEAEGEAEIRERMQALYLQITDSIRNLHDVFSSRIFVAICRGFWDRMGQIVLSFLESRKENKVWYRGSDYALGIIDDIFASEMQKLQGNSLQDKDLDPPRSVIEARSILC